The Pseudomonas sp. DG56-2 genome contains a region encoding:
- the pdxY gene encoding pyridoxal kinase PdxY, translating to MKRTPHLLAIQSHVVFGHAGNGAAVFPMQRVGVNVWPLNTVQFSNHTQYGQWTGEVLAPAQIPALVEGIAAIGELGNCDAVLSGYLGSAEQGRAILSGVARIKAANPKAIYLCDPVMGHPEKGCIVPAEVSSFLLEEAVAVADVLCPNQLELDSFCDRRPTSLEDCVVMARSLLARGPKAVLVKHLVYPGRGADDFEMLLVTAQGSWHLRRPLLAFPRQPVGVGDLTSGLFLARLLLGDSWLAAFEFAAAAVHEVLLETQACASYELELVRAQDRIVHPRVRFEAQLLGY from the coding sequence ATGAAACGTACGCCGCACCTGCTTGCCATTCAGTCCCATGTAGTTTTCGGCCATGCCGGTAATGGCGCGGCAGTGTTTCCGATGCAGCGGGTCGGTGTGAATGTATGGCCTCTGAACACCGTACAGTTCTCCAACCACACTCAGTATGGCCAGTGGACGGGAGAAGTGCTTGCGCCAGCTCAAATTCCCGCACTGGTAGAGGGGATTGCAGCGATAGGAGAGTTGGGCAACTGCGATGCAGTGCTGTCCGGCTATTTGGGCAGTGCCGAACAAGGACGAGCTATTCTCAGTGGGGTGGCGCGAATCAAGGCGGCTAACCCGAAGGCCATCTATCTCTGTGATCCGGTGATGGGGCATCCGGAAAAAGGCTGCATCGTTCCGGCGGAAGTCAGCAGCTTTTTGCTCGAAGAAGCAGTGGCAGTCGCTGATGTGTTGTGCCCAAACCAGCTGGAACTGGACAGCTTTTGCGATCGCCGGCCTACATCGCTGGAAGATTGCGTGGTAATGGCTCGCAGCTTGCTGGCGCGCGGACCGAAAGCGGTGCTGGTCAAACACCTGGTCTACCCTGGACGGGGCGCTGATGATTTCGAGATGCTGCTGGTTACTGCGCAAGGCAGTTGGCACCTGCGTCGGCCGCTGTTGGCGTTCCCGCGACAACCCGTGGGCGTCGGCGATCTGACTTCAGGGCTGTTCCTGGCGCGGCTGTTGCTGGGCGACAGCTGGTTGGCAGCGTTCGAGTTCGCGGCAGCAGCGGTGCACGAGGTGCTGTTGGAAACCCAGGCCTGCGCCAGCTATGAACTTGAGCTGGTGCGGGCCCAGGATCGCATCGTGCATCCACGTGTGCGCTTTGAAGCGCAACTTCTCGGCTATTAA
- a CDS encoding DUF3301 domain-containing protein has protein sequence MLTLGNLSVLMLLATAGAWLWHNHGLREKALERVKQHCAKLDLELLDGNVALKRIGFVRDANGRKRLARVYNFEFTVTGEQRHPGTVTQFGAHSMQIELAPYPFEIKPAQQADNVIEMNQWRQDHNRWRN, from the coding sequence ATGTTGACCCTGGGTAATCTCTCCGTGCTGATGTTGCTGGCCACCGCCGGCGCCTGGCTATGGCACAACCACGGATTGCGTGAAAAGGCCTTGGAAAGGGTCAAGCAGCATTGCGCAAAACTTGATCTGGAGTTGCTCGACGGCAACGTTGCGCTAAAGCGAATTGGCTTTGTCCGCGACGCCAACGGCCGCAAGCGCTTGGCTCGTGTGTATAACTTCGAATTTACCGTTACCGGCGAACAGCGCCATCCGGGCACCGTCACCCAATTCGGTGCACACAGCATGCAGATAGAACTGGCGCCCTACCCGTTTGAAATCAAACCTGCGCAGCAAGCCGACAACGTCATCGAAATGAATCAGTGGCGCCAGGACCATAACCGCTGGCGCAACTAG
- a CDS encoding GTP-binding protein: protein MLQNIPTHVIAGPLGAGKTSLIRHLLGQRPANERWAVLINEFGQIGLDAALLSTDDQGIAMGEVAGGCLCCVNGTPFQVGLGRLLRKAKPHRLFIEPSGLGHPLQLLEQLRQEPWRGVLAVQPAVMVLDAQHLAERIPLPEAQVQALAGTGLLVLNKSLDLTKEQRLWISSQLPGKPIFWTDQGRLPLMALPSQVLEDGTTPAVENLVLPNGSGPLPTLWITSGTPIFEIQNAAEGWSIGWRWHPQQVFDRSRIEQFLRSFAWRRAKLVIHSPEGWQSINALQGESPLQWQFSEWRRDSRIELIFAQSQDGDRLQQAMQACLV from the coding sequence ATGCTGCAGAACATACCCACCCATGTAATTGCCGGTCCGTTGGGAGCCGGCAAGACCAGCCTCATTCGCCACCTGCTAGGCCAACGGCCTGCAAATGAACGGTGGGCGGTACTGATCAACGAGTTTGGTCAGATAGGTCTCGATGCAGCTCTGCTCAGTACCGATGATCAGGGTATTGCCATGGGAGAAGTGGCGGGCGGTTGTCTTTGCTGCGTCAACGGCACGCCCTTTCAGGTTGGGTTGGGCCGTTTGTTACGCAAAGCCAAGCCGCATCGGTTATTTATCGAGCCCTCCGGGTTAGGGCATCCACTTCAGTTGCTGGAACAGCTTCGACAGGAACCTTGGCGTGGGGTGTTGGCGGTGCAGCCGGCTGTAATGGTGCTGGATGCGCAACACTTGGCTGAGCGCATACCCTTGCCAGAGGCACAGGTGCAAGCCCTGGCCGGTACAGGCCTGCTGGTTCTGAACAAATCACTGGATTTGACTAAGGAACAGCGCCTGTGGATAAGTTCTCAGCTTCCAGGCAAGCCCATTTTCTGGACCGATCAGGGTCGTCTGCCGCTCATGGCGTTACCCAGCCAAGTGCTCGAGGATGGGACCACCCCCGCTGTGGAGAATCTTGTTTTGCCCAATGGATCCGGGCCTCTGCCAACCCTGTGGATAACTTCTGGCACGCCGATCTTTGAGATTCAGAATGCAGCAGAAGGTTGGAGTATCGGCTGGCGTTGGCATCCACAGCAGGTGTTTGACCGCTCGCGCATCGAACAGTTTCTGCGCAGTTTCGCCTGGCGCCGGGCGAAACTGGTTATCCACAGCCCTGAAGGTTGGCAGTCGATAAATGCTTTGCAGGGGGAAAGCCCTCTGCAATGGCAGTTCAGTGAATGGCGGCGGGACTCACGTATCGAGCTGATATTTGCTCAGTCTCAAGATGGCGACAGGCTTCAGCAGGCTATGCAGGCTTGCCTGGTCTAG
- the zigA gene encoding zinc metallochaperone GTPase ZigA, whose protein sequence is MRHRLPVTVLSGFLGAGKSTLLNHVLRNRENLRVAVIVNDMSEINIDASEVQRNVTLNRAEEKLVEMSNGCICCTLREDLLEEVGQLAREGRFDYLLIESTGISEPLPVAETFTFRDEQGRSLADQARLDTMVTVVDGVNFLRDYQAAESLGSRGETLGEGDERSITELLIEQVEFADVLLVSKIDLISSHEREELSAILRSLNGSARIVPMVMGQVPLEWILNTGLFDFERAAQAPGWLKEMRGEHIPETEEYGIAASTWQARRPLHPQRFFDFINGPWRNGRLLRSKGFFWLANKHQDAGSWSQAGGVMRYGYAGRWWRFVPREQWPQDEQSAAAIHKNWVAECGDCRQELVFIGQNIDFALLKAQLSACLLTDAEMAEGIESWSQWADPFGPWYEEEAA, encoded by the coding sequence ATGCGCCACCGTCTTCCCGTTACCGTGCTTTCCGGCTTTCTCGGCGCCGGAAAAAGCACTCTGCTCAACCATGTCCTGCGTAACCGTGAGAACTTGCGGGTCGCGGTTATCGTCAACGACATGAGCGAAATAAACATCGATGCCAGTGAGGTGCAGCGAAATGTCACACTTAACCGTGCCGAAGAAAAGCTCGTGGAAATGAGCAATGGTTGCATTTGTTGCACCTTGCGGGAGGATTTGCTCGAAGAGGTTGGGCAACTGGCACGAGAAGGTCGCTTTGATTATTTATTGATCGAGTCCACTGGCATTTCCGAACCCCTGCCGGTTGCCGAGACATTCACTTTCAGGGATGAACAGGGCCGAAGCCTGGCGGATCAGGCACGACTGGATACCATGGTCACCGTTGTTGATGGCGTGAATTTTCTCCGTGACTACCAGGCAGCGGAAAGCTTGGGCAGCCGTGGCGAGACCTTGGGTGAAGGCGATGAACGCTCTATCACCGAACTGCTCATCGAGCAGGTTGAGTTTGCCGATGTGCTTCTGGTGAGCAAGATTGATTTGATCAGTAGTCACGAGCGCGAAGAGCTTAGTGCCATCTTGCGCAGCCTTAACGGCAGCGCTCGGATTGTGCCGATGGTGATGGGCCAGGTGCCTTTGGAGTGGATACTCAATACGGGTTTGTTCGATTTCGAGCGTGCCGCCCAGGCGCCGGGCTGGCTGAAGGAGATGCGCGGCGAGCATATACCGGAAACTGAAGAGTACGGCATCGCTGCCAGTACTTGGCAGGCACGGCGGCCGCTGCATCCACAGCGCTTTTTCGACTTTATCAACGGTCCGTGGCGCAACGGTCGGTTGCTGCGTTCGAAGGGCTTTTTCTGGCTGGCCAACAAGCACCAGGATGCCGGTAGCTGGTCGCAGGCCGGTGGAGTGATGCGCTACGGCTATGCTGGGCGCTGGTGGCGCTTTGTGCCGCGCGAGCAATGGCCGCAGGATGAACAAAGCGCTGCGGCGATTCACAAGAATTGGGTAGCGGAATGTGGAGATTGCCGTCAGGAACTGGTGTTCATTGGCCAGAATATCGATTTTGCCCTGCTCAAGGCTCAGCTCAGCGCATGTTTGCTAACTGACGCAGAGATGGCCGAGGGCATCGAGAGTTGGTCTCAATGGGCAGATCCTTTCGGCCCCTGGTACGAAGAGGAGGCGGCCTGA
- a CDS encoding glutamine synthetase codes for MPLCLSVADTEAAPMSAGLALCTRSATLLACGDAQGNYYSVRTEGSTTYLRGYEVTGKRLWSQTNSRYGQLTFYTGLASDGETWVGYSRKVGWTTLNRVSSSGGQRFSVRCNRLSGCD; via the coding sequence ATGCCGCTGTGTCTGTCAGTAGCTGATACCGAAGCGGCGCCAATGAGCGCGGGCCTCGCGCTATGTACACGCAGCGCCACTTTGCTGGCGTGTGGCGACGCGCAGGGTAATTACTACAGCGTACGGACCGAAGGCAGCACAACCTATCTACGCGGCTACGAGGTGACGGGTAAGCGACTGTGGTCGCAGACCAACAGTCGATATGGACAACTAACCTTCTATACCGGACTGGCCAGCGACGGTGAAACCTGGGTGGGATACAGCCGCAAAGTTGGCTGGACCACCTTGAACCGAGTATCGAGCTCCGGTGGCCAACGCTTCAGCGTGCGCTGCAATCGACTGAGCGGCTGCGACTAA
- the folE2 gene encoding GTP cyclohydrolase FolE2: MTALTLPDIAAQATHTFLPLDWVGMCKIAVPVLLDGRTLPASADAGVSLDDGTARGIHMSRLYLALEVFEHRPLTLSLLRQVLDGFLQSHSGLSAAAFLTLRFDLMLKRPAAVSPLAGWKAYPVTLAAQLKDEVFHVELNVELDYSSTCPCSAALARQMIQQQFLADFNERALNHDDLLTWLGSTQGVVATPHSQRSTAKLQVRLGSDIDALPIEALIDRAEAVLGTAVQTAVKRADEQAFALANGQNLMFCEDAARRLHQALRSITWLSGFALRVEHAESLHAHDAVAHSQWHW; this comes from the coding sequence ATGACAGCCCTCACGCTTCCAGATATTGCCGCCCAAGCAACCCACACTTTTTTGCCACTCGATTGGGTCGGCATGTGCAAAATCGCTGTTCCGGTGTTACTCGATGGCCGCACACTGCCGGCAAGTGCCGACGCTGGCGTCAGTTTGGACGATGGGACGGCACGCGGCATCCACATGTCGCGCTTGTACTTGGCACTCGAGGTATTTGAGCATCGGCCCTTGACGCTTTCGCTGCTACGCCAGGTTCTGGATGGATTTCTGCAAAGTCATAGTGGCTTGTCTGCTGCTGCGTTCCTTACTTTGCGTTTCGATCTCATGCTAAAGCGGCCAGCAGCAGTCAGCCCGTTGGCAGGGTGGAAAGCCTATCCTGTCACCCTAGCCGCTCAGCTAAAAGATGAAGTGTTCCACGTGGAACTAAACGTGGAACTCGACTATTCCTCCACTTGCCCATGCTCGGCGGCTTTGGCCCGGCAAATGATTCAGCAACAATTTTTGGCCGACTTCAACGAGCGGGCACTGAATCATGACGACCTGCTTACCTGGTTAGGCAGTACCCAAGGAGTAGTTGCAACACCTCACAGTCAGCGCAGCACTGCCAAACTGCAAGTTCGTCTGGGTAGCGACATCGATGCCCTGCCAATCGAGGCGCTGATCGACCGAGCGGAAGCGGTGCTGGGAACGGCAGTGCAGACAGCCGTCAAGCGAGCCGATGAGCAGGCTTTTGCCTTGGCCAATGGCCAAAATCTGATGTTCTGCGAGGATGCCGCTCGAAGACTGCACCAGGCTCTACGAAGCATCACATGGTTGAGTGGCTTTGCGTTGCGCGTGGAACATGCTGAAAGCCTGCATGCCCACGACGCTGTCGCCCACAGTCAGTGGCATTGGTGA
- a CDS encoding DUF3617 domain-containing protein has product MKSRLPMLALVVGLASPLVHAQMLQPGLWELTTSNMQVDGKPLPDMGFMLGQLKNLPPEQRAMIEGGLAKQGISVAGQGVRSCLTPEQVKTNDIPLQDPKSGCTQKITERSGNVWKFTFTCPKAQGAGQATFLSDREFLTEVSGTFNASGVQQQGSMNTRAVWLGNDCGAVKPRT; this is encoded by the coding sequence ATGAAGAGTCGTCTGCCGATGCTGGCATTGGTCGTGGGGCTGGCGAGCCCGTTGGTGCATGCACAGATGTTACAACCGGGGTTGTGGGAGCTGACCACCAGCAATATGCAAGTTGATGGCAAGCCGCTTCCGGACATGGGCTTCATGCTTGGCCAACTGAAGAACCTGCCGCCCGAGCAGCGGGCAATGATCGAAGGCGGTTTGGCCAAGCAGGGGATTAGTGTGGCAGGACAAGGTGTGCGCTCGTGCCTGACACCTGAACAGGTAAAGACTAACGATATCCCGCTGCAGGACCCGAAGTCCGGTTGCACTCAGAAGATTACCGAGCGCAGCGGCAACGTCTGGAAGTTCACCTTCACGTGCCCAAAAGCACAGGGTGCCGGGCAAGCTACCTTCCTCAGTGACCGCGAATTTCTCACAGAGGTCAGTGGCACCTTCAATGCTTCAGGTGTTCAGCAGCAGGGCAGCATGAATACGCGCGCTGTTTGGCTGGGCAATGACTGTGGTGCTGTGAAACCACGGACTTGA
- the cls gene encoding cardiolipin synthase, with protein MDYHSPYFFGYLIGALHLLGAIAAMHAVLTVRTAQGAIAWALSLLFIPYLTLIPYLIFGSRTFDAYIQARRQANREMHVAMADLNWRPWVDEALAARNSESYGALRAMPRLGRMPCLANNQVRLLIDGKATFEAIFSAIEQAQNTVLVQFFIIHDDKLGRALQSLLLKKAAQGVKVYVLYDRVGSHALPSAYAQTLRDAGVNVRAFATRRGWFNRFQVNFRNHRKIVVVDGLQGFVGGHNVGDEYMGDKPRLSPWRDTHVQVSGPVLACLQESFAEDWYWAARELPPLILPDTYPEDGVLCQVLASGPADPQETCSLFFVEAIHSARERLWITSPYFIPDEAVFAALRLAVLRGVDVRILLPSRADHRIVYAASSLFAFEAVRAGVRMFRYGPGFLHQKVVLIDNEISAIGSANLDNRSFRLNFEVMLLTVDRAFSDQVEAMLIHDFNQAREISAEDSKDTHRLQQLGMRIARLISPIL; from the coding sequence ATGGATTACCACAGCCCCTACTTCTTCGGTTACCTCATCGGTGCCCTGCATTTGCTCGGCGCTATCGCTGCCATGCACGCAGTGCTCACCGTGCGCACAGCTCAAGGGGCAATCGCCTGGGCCTTGTCGCTTTTGTTCATTCCCTACCTCACTCTGATTCCCTACCTGATATTCGGCAGCCGAACCTTCGACGCCTACATCCAGGCCAGACGCCAGGCCAACCGGGAAATGCACGTGGCGATGGCTGACTTGAACTGGCGCCCTTGGGTCGACGAGGCACTGGCAGCCCGCAACTCAGAGTCATACGGCGCCCTGCGAGCCATGCCCAGGTTAGGTCGCATGCCGTGTCTGGCCAATAATCAGGTACGCCTGCTGATCGATGGCAAAGCGACTTTTGAGGCAATCTTCTCCGCTATCGAGCAAGCCCAAAATACGGTGCTGGTGCAGTTCTTCATCATCCATGACGACAAGCTCGGGCGCGCCCTGCAATCGTTGTTGCTGAAAAAAGCAGCGCAAGGGGTAAAGGTGTATGTGCTGTATGACCGCGTTGGCAGCCACGCCCTGCCCTCTGCTTATGCCCAGACCCTACGCGATGCGGGGGTAAATGTTCGCGCTTTCGCCACACGACGTGGATGGTTCAACCGCTTTCAGGTGAATTTCCGCAACCATCGCAAAATTGTCGTCGTCGATGGTTTGCAAGGCTTCGTGGGTGGGCACAACGTCGGCGATGAATACATGGGAGACAAGCCAAGACTTTCGCCATGGCGCGATACGCATGTGCAAGTCAGCGGGCCGGTGCTGGCTTGCCTGCAGGAGTCGTTTGCCGAAGACTGGTATTGGGCTGCGCGCGAGCTGCCACCACTGATCCTGCCCGACACTTATCCAGAGGACGGCGTCCTTTGCCAAGTCCTGGCGAGCGGTCCGGCAGACCCTCAGGAAACCTGTTCACTGTTTTTCGTCGAAGCGATTCACTCGGCCCGGGAGCGACTCTGGATTACCAGCCCCTACTTCATCCCCGATGAAGCGGTGTTCGCTGCATTGCGTCTGGCCGTACTGCGTGGCGTAGATGTCCGTATCCTCCTGCCGTCACGAGCCGACCACCGTATTGTTTATGCAGCCTCTAGCCTGTTCGCATTCGAAGCGGTGCGCGCGGGGGTCAGAATGTTCCGCTACGGGCCTGGGTTCCTGCACCAGAAAGTGGTGCTGATCGACAACGAGATCAGCGCCATCGGCAGCGCCAACCTGGACAACCGCTCGTTTCGTCTCAATTTCGAAGTGATGCTGCTAACAGTCGACCGAGCCTTTTCCGATCAGGTCGAAGCCATGCTTATCCATGACTTCAACCAGGCGCGTGAGATCAGTGCCGAAGACAGCAAAGACACCCACCGCCTACAGCAATTGGGGATGCGTATTGCGCGTCTTATTTCGCCGATCCTCTGA
- the cfaB gene encoding C17 cyclopropane fatty acid synthase CfaB, whose product MLAQLPPVLQSLRLPLRLKLWDGHEFDLGPKPKVTIVVKDPQLISQFTHPSLDELGAAFVEGKLELEGTISEVIRVCDELSEALLKDEADDQPVRRKHNKATDAAAISYHYDLSNDFYQLWLDPDMAYSCAYFRTDQDTLEQAQQNKFEHLCRKLRLNKGDYLLDVGCGWGGLSRFAAREFGAKVLGITLSKEQLKLGRERVKAEGLQDQVDLQILDYRDLPQDGRFDKVVSVGMFEHVGHANLALYCQRLFGAVREGGLVMNHGITAKHVDGRPVGRGAGSFIERYVFPHGELPHLSMIAASISTAGLEVVDVESLRLHYARTLEQWSNRLESQLQKASTLVPEKALRIWRLYLAGCSYAFAKGWINLHQILAVKPFADGHHELPLTREDLYR is encoded by the coding sequence ATGCTTGCGCAACTTCCGCCTGTTCTGCAAAGCCTGCGATTACCACTGCGTCTGAAGCTGTGGGACGGCCATGAATTCGATCTGGGCCCCAAGCCCAAGGTCACTATTGTGGTCAAGGATCCGCAACTGATCAGCCAATTCACTCACCCCAGCCTGGACGAACTAGGCGCAGCTTTCGTTGAAGGAAAGCTGGAGCTGGAGGGCACCATCAGTGAGGTAATTCGCGTTTGTGATGAGCTCAGCGAAGCGTTGCTCAAGGATGAGGCGGATGATCAGCCGGTGCGCCGCAAGCACAACAAGGCCACTGACGCTGCTGCGATTTCTTACCATTACGACTTGTCCAATGACTTCTACCAGCTATGGCTGGATCCGGACATGGCGTACTCCTGTGCCTATTTCAGAACCGATCAAGACACCCTGGAGCAAGCGCAACAGAACAAGTTCGAGCACCTGTGCCGCAAGTTGCGCCTGAACAAAGGCGACTACCTGCTTGATGTCGGGTGCGGCTGGGGAGGGCTGTCACGATTTGCCGCTCGGGAGTTCGGTGCCAAGGTTTTGGGCATCACCCTGAGTAAAGAGCAACTCAAATTGGGTCGTGAACGGGTCAAGGCTGAGGGCTTGCAAGACCAAGTCGATCTGCAGATCCTCGACTACCGGGACCTGCCTCAAGATGGCCGCTTCGACAAGGTTGTCAGTGTCGGTATGTTCGAGCACGTCGGCCATGCCAACCTGGCGTTGTATTGTCAGCGTTTGTTTGGGGCGGTACGTGAGGGTGGCCTGGTAATGAATCATGGCATCACCGCCAAGCACGTGGACGGGCGACCAGTAGGGCGAGGTGCGGGCAGCTTTATCGAGCGCTATGTGTTTCCGCATGGCGAGCTACCGCACTTGTCCATGATCGCTGCCAGCATCAGTACTGCAGGTCTTGAGGTAGTCGACGTGGAAAGCCTGCGCTTGCACTATGCGCGCACGCTCGAACAGTGGAGCAACCGTTTGGAGAGCCAGTTGCAGAAAGCCTCCACCTTGGTACCGGAAAAGGCCTTGCGCATCTGGCGTCTGTATCTGGCTGGTTGTTCCTATGCCTTTGCCAAAGGCTGGATCAATCTTCACCAAATTCTGGCGGTGAAACCTTTTGCCGATGGTCATCACGAGTTACCCCTGACCCGTGAGGATCTCTACCGTTGA
- the lpdA gene encoding dihydrolipoyl dehydrogenase, whose protein sequence is MKTYDVVIIGGGPGGYNAAIRAGQLGMSVACVEGRSTLGGTCLNVGCMPSKALLHASELYEAAAGSEFANLGIEVKPTLNLTQMMKQKDDSVTGLTKGIEFLFRKNKVDWIKGWGQLAGAGRVNVSAEDGSITELQAKDIVIATGSEPTPLPGVTIDNQRIIDSTGALSLPSVPKHLVVIGAGVIGLELGSVWRRLGSQVTVIEYLDRICPGTDEETAKTLQRALAKQGISFKLGSKVTQATASTDTVSLSLEPAAGGASENLEADYVLVAIGRRPYTEGLGLESVGLETDKRGMLANEHHRTAAPGVWVIGDVTSGPMLAHKAEDEAVACIERIAGKAHEVNYNLIPGVIYTLPELASVGKTEEQLKAEGRAYKVGKFPFTANSRAKINHETEGFAKVLADANTDEVLGVHLVGPSVSEMIGEFCVAMEFSASAEDIALTCHPHPTRSEALRQAAMNVEGMAMQI, encoded by the coding sequence ATGAAAACCTATGATGTAGTGATCATCGGCGGCGGGCCTGGCGGCTACAACGCAGCTATCCGCGCGGGCCAGCTGGGCATGAGTGTGGCGTGTGTAGAAGGCCGCTCAACCTTGGGAGGCACCTGCCTGAACGTCGGCTGCATGCCCTCGAAGGCGTTGCTGCACGCTTCGGAGCTTTACGAAGCAGCGGCGGGAAGCGAATTCGCCAACCTGGGCATCGAGGTCAAACCGACCCTGAACCTCACCCAGATGATGAAGCAGAAGGATGACAGCGTCACCGGACTGACCAAGGGCATCGAGTTCCTGTTCCGCAAGAACAAGGTCGACTGGATCAAAGGCTGGGGCCAACTGGCGGGAGCGGGTCGGGTGAATGTCAGTGCCGAAGACGGCAGCATCACCGAGCTGCAGGCCAAGGACATCGTCATCGCCACCGGTTCAGAGCCGACACCTCTGCCAGGGGTGACCATCGACAACCAGCGGATCATCGATTCCACCGGCGCACTCTCGCTGCCCAGCGTGCCCAAGCACCTAGTGGTGATCGGTGCCGGTGTGATCGGCCTGGAACTTGGCTCGGTTTGGCGTCGTCTGGGAAGCCAGGTAACGGTGATCGAGTACCTGGATCGAATCTGTCCGGGCACCGATGAAGAAACCGCCAAAACGCTGCAACGTGCGTTGGCCAAACAAGGCATCAGCTTCAAGCTGGGCAGCAAGGTCACTCAGGCCACGGCATCGACAGATACTGTCAGCTTGAGCCTGGAGCCAGCCGCAGGCGGCGCCAGCGAAAACCTGGAAGCGGACTATGTCTTGGTAGCGATCGGTCGCCGTCCGTACACCGAGGGCCTTGGCCTTGAAAGTGTTGGCCTGGAAACCGACAAGCGCGGCATGCTTGCCAATGAACATCACCGTACTGCCGCGCCTGGCGTCTGGGTTATAGGTGACGTCACCTCCGGCCCAATGCTTGCGCACAAGGCCGAAGATGAGGCTGTCGCCTGTATCGAACGCATCGCTGGCAAGGCCCACGAGGTCAATTACAACCTCATTCCCGGCGTGATCTACACCCTTCCGGAGCTGGCCAGCGTCGGCAAGACCGAAGAACAGCTCAAAGCCGAAGGGCGTGCGTACAAGGTCGGTAAATTCCCCTTCACCGCCAACAGCCGCGCCAAGATCAACCACGAGACCGAAGGCTTCGCCAAGGTGCTGGCCGACGCCAACACCGACGAAGTGCTGGGCGTACACCTGGTTGGCCCGAGTGTCAGCGAGATGATCGGCGAATTCTGTGTGGCCATGGAATTCTCTGCCTCGGCCGAAGACATTGCTCTGACCTGCCACCCACACCCGACGCGATCTGAAGCCTTGCGCCAGGCAGCCATGAACGTCGAAGGCATGGCCATGCAGATCTGA
- a CDS encoding benzoate/H(+) symporter BenE family transporter: protein MKTILQDFSLSALVAGFIATLISYAGPLVIVFQAAHSAHLSAAELSSWVWAISIGSGVLGVVLSLRFKVPLVIAWSAPGSALLVALLPDIAFAEAVGAYIVANLVILLVGVSGAFDRIVGKLPPAISAAMLAGILFSFGTGLFTSLKSQPLLVLAMFVTYLVFKRIAARYAVLAVLICGVGIAVFSGDMNSSALVAGLATPVWTTPVFTWNALLSISLPLVMVALTGQFVPGIAVLRNDGYPTPASPIISSNALTSLILAPFGCHGLNLAAITAAICTGREAHDDPGKRYWAGVSGGVLYLLLGVFGATLVSLFTAFPAALIAALAGLALFGAIGGALAGAMSVPSDREAALITFLVTASGMSFLGLSAAFWGLIFGLFAHVLLNLRRPAPQASRVGVRAD, encoded by the coding sequence ATGAAAACAATACTCCAGGACTTCTCTCTCTCTGCCTTGGTCGCCGGCTTCATCGCTACTCTGATTTCTTATGCTGGCCCCCTGGTGATCGTTTTCCAGGCCGCCCACAGCGCACACCTGTCGGCGGCCGAGCTGTCTTCGTGGGTGTGGGCTATTTCTATCGGCAGTGGGGTCCTGGGCGTGGTCCTGAGCCTGCGCTTTAAAGTACCGCTGGTGATCGCATGGTCGGCGCCAGGATCTGCCTTGCTGGTAGCACTGTTGCCGGATATCGCTTTTGCCGAGGCGGTAGGGGCCTACATTGTCGCGAACCTGGTCATCCTGTTGGTGGGCGTGTCGGGTGCCTTCGACCGTATTGTCGGCAAGCTGCCGCCTGCCATCTCGGCGGCAATGCTGGCGGGAATTCTGTTCAGTTTTGGCACCGGCCTTTTCACCTCTCTGAAATCGCAGCCGCTGCTGGTGCTGGCAATGTTTGTCACCTATCTGGTGTTCAAGCGTATCGCTGCGCGCTACGCGGTATTGGCCGTGCTGATATGCGGGGTGGGTATTGCGGTGTTCAGTGGCGATATGAACAGCTCGGCACTGGTAGCAGGCCTGGCCACACCGGTATGGACCACGCCAGTGTTCACCTGGAATGCCTTGCTGAGTATCAGTCTGCCGCTGGTCATGGTCGCTCTGACCGGACAGTTTGTGCCGGGTATCGCCGTGTTGCGCAACGATGGCTACCCAACCCCGGCCAGCCCGATTATTTCCAGCAACGCGCTGACTAGTTTGATACTGGCACCTTTTGGTTGCCATGGTCTGAACCTGGCTGCAATCACAGCAGCCATCTGCACCGGTCGCGAAGCGCATGATGATCCGGGCAAGCGCTATTGGGCGGGTGTGAGTGGTGGCGTGTTGTATTTGCTGCTGGGGGTATTCGGCGCGACGTTGGTATCGCTGTTCACCGCCTTCCCAGCAGCCTTGATTGCGGCGCTGGCCGGGCTGGCCCTGTTCGGTGCTATTGGCGGCGCTCTGGCAGGCGCGATGAGTGTTCCGAGTGATCGAGAGGCGGCCTTGATCACCTTTCTGGTGACGGCCTCGGGCATGTCATTCCTGGGCTTGTCGGCGGCGTTCTGGGGATTGATCTTCGGCTTGTTCGCCCATGTGCTGCTCAACCTGCGGCGACCAGCGCCACAGGCAAGCAGGGTAGGAGTGCGGGCTGACTGA